The following proteins are co-located in the Marinomonas profundi genome:
- a CDS encoding DEAD/DEAH box helicase family protein has translation MINKQIPSVSVNYAGNGSSKKSNELGMRAMQERAYEKRGEQYLLIKSPPASGKSRALMFIALDKLYNQKVKKAIIVVPEKSIGASFNNEALSQYGFYWDWEVAPKWNLCNAPGEDGGKVNSVKAFMDSDDRVSV, from the coding sequence ATGATCAATAAACAGATTCCTTCTGTCTCAGTCAACTACGCGGGTAATGGTAGTTCGAAAAAATCCAATGAGTTGGGTATGCGCGCCATGCAGGAGCGTGCCTATGAAAAACGCGGTGAGCAATATTTGTTGATTAAGTCGCCACCCGCTTCAGGCAAAAGCCGTGCGCTGATGTTTATCGCGCTGGATAAGCTTTACAACCAAAAGGTGAAAAAAGCGATTATTGTTGTACCAGAAAAATCCATTGGCGCGAGCTTTAACAATGAAGCATTGAGTCAATATGGTTTTTATTGGGATTGGGAAGTCGCGCCTAAGTGGAATTTGTGTAACGCGCCCGGCGAAGATGGCGGTAAGGTGAATTCCGTTAAAGCCTTTATGGACAGCGATGATCGGGTATCAGTATGA
- the dinD gene encoding DNA damage-inducible protein D translates to MDKQLQTLQTNLETAAQRTDAEGIEFWFARDLQGPLGYARWENFQTAINRAIDSCEASGHGASDHFRGVTKMIELGKGGQRPVDDFMLTRYACYLIAQNGDARKPEIAFAQSYFAIQTRKQELIEDRMRLQARLEARDRLKESEKALSQNIYERGVDDAGFGRIRSQGDKALFGGHTTQAMKDRFGIVKNRALADFLPTLTIAAKNLATEITNHNVERDNLQGERAITGEHVQNNESVRAMLGQRGIKPEKLAAEEDLKKLERRVKSEEKKLAKQTQT, encoded by the coding sequence ATGGATAAACAATTACAAACCCTGCAAACCAACCTGGAAACTGCCGCTCAGCGCACCGACGCAGAGGGCATTGAATTCTGGTTTGCCCGCGACCTGCAAGGCCCTTTGGGTTATGCCCGCTGGGAGAATTTCCAAACGGCGATCAATCGCGCCATAGACTCTTGCGAAGCCAGTGGGCATGGGGCCTCAGATCATTTTCGTGGCGTCACGAAAATGATCGAATTGGGTAAGGGTGGGCAGCGCCCCGTTGATGATTTTATGCTCACTCGCTATGCCTGCTACCTCATTGCCCAGAATGGTGACGCACGCAAGCCCGAGATCGCTTTTGCCCAAAGCTATTTTGCCATTCAAACCCGCAAGCAGGAGTTGATTGAAGACCGTATGCGTTTGCAGGCGCGGCTGGAAGCCCGTGACAGGCTAAAAGAGTCCGAAAAAGCGCTGTCGCAAAATATCTACGAACGCGGGGTAGACGATGCCGGTTTTGGCCGTATTCGCTCACAAGGCGATAAAGCACTATTTGGCGGCCATACCACCCAAGCGATGAAAGACAGGTTTGGCATTGTCAAAAACCGTGCATTGGCCGATTTTTTACCGACGCTCACCATTGCCGCTAAAAACCTGGCGACCGAAATTACCAATCACAATGTTGAACGAGACAACTTGCAGGGCGAGCGGGCGATAACAGGTGAGCATGTTCAAAATAATGAAAGCGTGCGCGCTATGCTGGGGCAGCGAGGTATTAAGCCAGAGAAGTTAGCTGCTGAGGAAGATTTAAAAAAGCTAGAACGGCGGGTTAAATCCGAAGAAAAGAAACTGGCGAAGCAGACCCAAACCTAG
- a CDS encoding virulence RhuM family protein: protein MNELILYTTEDGKNQIQLRADNGTVWLSQLDMAELFLTSKQNVAKHLKAIFFDGELVQEAVVNQWLTTASDGKKYKVVHYNLDAILAVGYRVRSPRGVQFRRWASTFDEGVRIFYTVCRKLTQCRLNLGLKRT from the coding sequence ATGAATGAACTGATTTTATACACCACAGAAGACGGAAAAAACCAGATTCAACTGCGGGCCGATAATGGCACAGTCTGGCTCAGTCAGCTGGACATGGCCGAGCTGTTTCTCACCTCGAAACAAAATGTAGCTAAGCATCTTAAAGCGATTTTTTTTGATGGGGAGTTGGTCCAAGAAGCAGTTGTAAACCAATGGTTGACAACTGCTTCTGATGGCAAAAAATATAAGGTTGTACACTACAACCTAGATGCTATTTTGGCCGTGGGTTATCGAGTGCGTTCGCCGCGTGGTGTGCAGTTTCGTCGCTGGGCCAGTACTTTTGATGAGGGAGTGCGGATTTTCTACACAGTGTGTAGAAAATTGACGCAATGCCGATTAAATCTAGGTCTAAAAAGGACTTAA
- a CDS encoding LysR family transcriptional regulator translates to MDIGLAKHLKLNQLRLISVISEHGQLGIAADEMAMTQPAASRMLSEIEQTIGTRLFIRHAKGMEPTLVGQAVARRAHNLLVELRDLAREVGELKEGGGGTTAIGAVTGAAVGFVIPAIQQLRAIAPRAEIDINVDTSDVLVRDLVAGHNDFVLARIPQQYDANEFEIYPARTESVTLMVRKDHPLASLDTVKIRDLAHFEWVMQSHRAPIREAVEAAFMEERAELPLSITNSTSLLALIAILVSSNAIAPIAREVSDLLVGHKVKADLKALKLDRKIVMSPYYLLQMRGRQLSPLANQLKRLVLAELEQKPSTNDL, encoded by the coding sequence ATGGACATAGGTCTGGCCAAGCATTTAAAACTCAATCAGTTACGTTTGATTTCGGTCATTTCGGAGCATGGGCAACTTGGCATTGCCGCTGACGAAATGGCGATGACACAGCCTGCGGCGTCGCGTATGTTGAGCGAAATTGAGCAAACCATCGGCACACGTTTGTTTATTCGTCACGCCAAGGGCATGGAACCAACCTTGGTTGGTCAGGCGGTGGCACGTCGTGCGCACAATCTTTTGGTTGAATTGCGCGATCTTGCCCGTGAAGTAGGTGAGCTAAAAGAAGGCGGCGGTGGCACCACAGCCATAGGCGCCGTAACGGGCGCGGCGGTGGGCTTTGTGATTCCGGCCATCCAGCAGTTACGCGCGATCGCCCCCAGAGCGGAAATAGACATCAATGTCGACACCAGTGATGTTTTGGTTCGTGACCTTGTCGCGGGGCATAATGATTTTGTTTTGGCGCGAATTCCCCAACAATACGATGCCAACGAATTCGAAATTTATCCGGCTCGCACCGAGTCCGTCACGCTCATGGTGCGAAAAGACCACCCATTGGCCAGTTTAGACACCGTCAAAATTCGTGATCTAGCGCACTTTGAATGGGTGATGCAATCTCATCGAGCGCCCATACGCGAAGCCGTCGAAGCGGCCTTCATGGAAGAACGCGCCGAGCTGCCATTAAGCATCACCAACAGCACGTCTTTATTGGCCTTAATCGCCATTCTTGTCTCGTCCAACGCCATTGCACCGATTGCCCGCGAAGTGAGCGATTTGCTGGTCGGCCATAAAGTCAAAGCCGATCTCAAAGCGCTCAAATTAGACCGCAAGATTGTCATGAGTCCGTATTATTTATTGCAAATGCGCGGCCGTCAGCTGTCGCCATTGGCCAACCAACTCAAACGCTTAGTGCTCGCCGAGCTGGAACAGAAACCCAGCACAAATGACCTATAA
- a CDS encoding aldehyde dehydrogenase (NADP(+)), producing the protein MLTGQHFIAGKWVEGDATFSSEPSSGPSYEFAVGRVSDVDAAVAAAEAAFEEFGYSSREDRAAFLNAIADEIDVLGDQITEVGVQETGLPAARLQGERGRTTGQLRLFAERIVSGEYLDRRFDEALPDRAPLPRPDMYMVQRPIGPVAVFGASNFPLAFSTAGGDTAAALAAGCPVVVKGHSAHPGTGELVAQAVEAAIKRCKMPAGVFSLIQGGNRQVGQALVQHPLIKAVGFTGSLAGGRALFDLCAARPEPIPFFGELGSVNPMFVMPEALKNRAQELGKGWAGSLTMGAGQFCTNPGIAVMLDNADSHAMIAAASAALSDVSAQTMLTDGIADAYRSGVAAIEKTGIQSVVRSADSQDRTALPNLFTVTGQAWLDHPTLHHEVFGPLGLVVLADSVEQMVELARHLEGQLTCTIHLDEGDYAACQKLLPVLERKAGRLLANGFPTGVEVNDTMVHGGPYPASTNFGATSVGTLSIRRFLRPVCYQNIPKALLPKDLIG; encoded by the coding sequence ATGTTAACGGGACAGCATTTTATTGCCGGTAAATGGGTAGAGGGCGACGCGACATTTTCTTCCGAGCCTTCTTCTGGACCTTCTTATGAATTTGCCGTGGGGCGAGTGTCCGATGTGGATGCCGCAGTGGCAGCGGCTGAGGCGGCTTTTGAGGAATTTGGTTATTCTTCTCGTGAAGACCGAGCGGCTTTTCTAAACGCCATTGCCGATGAAATTGATGTGTTAGGCGATCAAATTACCGAAGTCGGCGTGCAAGAAACCGGTTTGCCAGCGGCTCGTTTACAAGGCGAGCGCGGCCGCACCACGGGCCAGTTACGTTTGTTCGCTGAACGTATTGTGTCGGGCGAATATTTAGATCGTCGCTTCGATGAAGCTTTGCCAGATCGCGCGCCATTACCGCGTCCAGATATGTACATGGTACAACGCCCCATCGGCCCGGTTGCGGTGTTTGGTGCGTCTAACTTTCCGTTGGCGTTTTCAACCGCAGGTGGCGACACGGCGGCGGCTCTTGCCGCAGGTTGTCCGGTTGTGGTGAAAGGCCATTCTGCTCATCCGGGAACGGGCGAGCTTGTGGCGCAAGCGGTTGAAGCGGCGATAAAACGTTGCAAGATGCCTGCTGGGGTTTTTTCTTTGATCCAAGGCGGCAATCGTCAAGTGGGTCAGGCGTTAGTGCAGCACCCGTTGATTAAAGCGGTTGGCTTTACTGGCAGCTTGGCTGGCGGTCGCGCCTTGTTTGATTTGTGTGCCGCGCGCCCAGAACCGATTCCTTTCTTTGGCGAACTGGGCTCTGTCAATCCCATGTTTGTGATGCCAGAAGCACTAAAAAATCGAGCGCAAGAACTAGGCAAAGGTTGGGCTGGCTCTCTTACTATGGGCGCTGGGCAGTTTTGTACCAACCCAGGTATTGCGGTGATGCTAGACAACGCCGATTCACACGCCATGATAGCGGCGGCGAGTGCGGCCTTGTCAGACGTTTCCGCGCAAACCATGTTAACGGACGGCATTGCGGATGCGTATCGCTCTGGTGTCGCGGCGATAGAAAAAACCGGCATTCAGTCTGTGGTGCGTTCCGCCGACAGTCAAGATCGCACCGCCTTACCCAATTTATTCACGGTAACCGGGCAAGCGTGGTTGGATCATCCCACGTTACATCACGAAGTATTTGGCCCACTTGGCTTAGTGGTATTGGCAGACAGTGTTGAGCAAATGGTTGAACTGGCTCGTCATTTGGAAGGTCAGCTTACTTGTACGATTCACCTTGATGAAGGCGATTACGCGGCGTGTCAAAAACTTTTACCCGTGCTGGAACGCAAAGCAGGGCGTTTATTGGCAAATGGCTTTCCGACAGGGGTGGAAGTAAACGACACCATGGTGCATGGCGGCCCTTATCCAGCGTCAACAAACTTTGGTGCTACCTCAGTGGGAACCTTGTCGATTCGTCGCTTTTTGCGCCCCGTTTGTTATCAAAACATTCCAAAAGCCTTGTTACCTAAGGATCTTATTGGTTAA
- the araD gene encoding L-arabinonate dehydratase, with amino-acid sequence MSDAEKNKFVPKEWPRKLRSTEWFGGTSRDHIYHRSWMKNQGLPADLFDGRPVIGICNTWSQLTPCNAHLRDLADRVKHGIYEAGGLPLEFPVFSVGESSLRPTAMMYRNMAAMDVEEALRANPLDGVVLLAGCDKTTPALLMGACSVDIPAIVVSGGPMLNGYFRGERVGSGTALWQMSEDIKAGKMTQEDFLEAEQSMSRSAGSCNTMGTASTMASMAEALGMALSGNAAIPAVDSRRRVMAHLTGRRIVDMVKDDLKPSDILTRHAFENAIRVNGAIGGSTNAVIHLLAIAGRVGVDLSLDDWDKLGQEIATIVNLMPSGKYLMEEFFYAGGLPVVIKHLAEAGKLHKNAITVSGESIWDEVKEVRNWNPDVILPVEKALTQKGGIVVLKGNLAPQGAVLKPSAASAHLLQHRGRAVVFEDIDDYKAKINDEALDIDEHCVMVLKNCGPKGYPGMAEVGNMGLPPKVLRKGIKDMVRISDARMSGTAYGTVVLHTTPEAAAGGPLAVVQNGDMIELDVENRRLHLDISEEEMATRLANWKSHLEPPKSGYIKLFHDHVQGADTGADFDFLKGCRGAAVPKDSH; translated from the coding sequence ATGAGTGATGCTGAGAAAAACAAGTTTGTACCAAAAGAATGGCCGCGCAAGTTGCGTTCAACCGAATGGTTTGGCGGTACCTCACGTGATCATATTTACCACCGCAGCTGGATGAAAAACCAAGGCTTACCGGCGGACTTATTTGATGGTCGCCCAGTGATTGGTATTTGCAATACTTGGTCGCAACTGACGCCTTGTAACGCCCATCTTCGCGATCTTGCCGACCGTGTTAAACACGGGATTTATGAAGCGGGTGGTTTGCCACTGGAATTTCCAGTGTTTTCGGTGGGCGAAAGTTCACTGCGTCCTACCGCCATGATGTATCGCAATATGGCGGCGATGGATGTGGAAGAAGCCTTGCGTGCCAATCCGCTTGATGGCGTTGTGTTGTTGGCAGGCTGTGATAAAACCACGCCCGCGTTGCTAATGGGCGCGTGCAGCGTTGATATTCCAGCGATTGTGGTGTCTGGTGGCCCGATGTTGAACGGTTATTTTAGAGGCGAACGTGTCGGTTCTGGCACCGCCTTATGGCAAATGTCGGAAGACATTAAAGCCGGTAAAATGACCCAAGAAGATTTCCTCGAAGCGGAGCAATCTATGTCGCGCTCGGCGGGGTCTTGTAACACCATGGGCACCGCTAGCACCATGGCGTCTATGGCGGAAGCCTTAGGCATGGCGCTGTCTGGTAACGCGGCGATTCCCGCGGTAGACAGCCGTCGTCGAGTCATGGCGCACCTGACTGGTCGTCGCATTGTTGACATGGTGAAAGACGATTTGAAACCGTCGGACATTTTGACTCGCCACGCCTTTGAAAACGCGATTCGTGTCAATGGCGCGATTGGTGGCTCCACCAATGCGGTGATTCATTTATTGGCCATTGCGGGTCGCGTTGGTGTGGACTTGTCTTTGGACGATTGGGACAAACTGGGCCAAGAAATCGCCACCATAGTGAACCTAATGCCATCGGGCAAATACTTGATGGAAGAGTTTTTCTACGCGGGTGGTTTGCCAGTGGTGATCAAGCATTTGGCGGAAGCCGGCAAGTTACATAAAAACGCGATTACCGTGTCTGGTGAGTCGATTTGGGACGAAGTCAAAGAGGTTCGTAATTGGAACCCAGATGTGATTTTACCGGTTGAAAAAGCCCTGACACAAAAAGGCGGTATTGTGGTCTTGAAAGGCAACCTTGCGCCACAAGGCGCGGTATTAAAACCTTCTGCTGCGTCGGCGCATTTATTGCAACACCGCGGCCGAGCCGTGGTGTTTGAAGACATTGATGACTACAAAGCCAAGATCAATGACGAGGCGTTGGACATCGATGAACACTGCGTCATGGTATTAAAAAACTGTGGGCCGAAAGGTTATCCAGGCATGGCGGAAGTGGGCAACATGGGTTTGCCGCCCAAGGTGCTGCGTAAAGGCATCAAAGACATGGTGCGCATTTCCGATGCGCGTATGTCGGGCACCGCTTACGGCACCGTGGTGTTGCACACTACGCCAGAAGCCGCCGCGGGTGGGCCGCTAGCCGTGGTTCAAAATGGCGACATGATTGAGCTAGACGTCGAAAACCGTCGTCTGCATCTGGATATTTCTGAAGAAGAAATGGCGACACGTTTAGCCAACTGGAAAAGTCATTTGGAGCCACCCAAAAGTGGTTACATCAAACTCTTCCACGACCACGTACAAGGCGCTGATACGGGGGCTGATTTTGACTTCTTAAAAGGCTGTCGTGGCGCCGCCGTACCGAAAGATAGTCATTAA
- a CDS encoding SDR family NAD(P)-dependent oxidoreductase, protein MNKVNKTNSAVYPDLKDRSVFISGGATGIGAAIVEAYAKQGAKTAFVDLDEKAGTALAKRLTKDGYEVRFEVCDITDIQDYQRKIRAAAEVFGPISVLMNNAANDVRHSLESLTEERFDELVGVNIKHAMFAAQAVAPMMRKLGGGSIINFGSVGWMMATAGYPTYGTSKAATHGLTRSLARDLGGSGIRVNTLVPGWVMTEKQLRMWVDDAAEEKIKQSQCLTGKVLPEHIANMALFLGSDAAAMCSAQNFIVDGGWV, encoded by the coding sequence ATGAATAAGGTAAACAAGACAAACAGTGCCGTTTACCCAGATTTAAAAGATCGTTCGGTGTTTATCTCCGGTGGTGCAACCGGCATTGGCGCCGCCATTGTGGAAGCCTATGCCAAACAAGGCGCGAAAACCGCTTTTGTGGATTTGGATGAAAAAGCCGGCACGGCGCTTGCCAAACGTTTGACCAAAGACGGTTACGAGGTGCGCTTTGAGGTCTGTGATATTACGGATATTCAGGATTATCAACGCAAAATCCGCGCCGCCGCAGAGGTGTTTGGGCCAATTTCAGTGTTGATGAACAACGCCGCCAACGACGTACGGCATTCTTTGGAGTCGCTGACAGAAGAGCGTTTTGATGAACTGGTAGGCGTGAACATCAAGCACGCTATGTTTGCTGCGCAAGCGGTCGCGCCAATGATGCGTAAACTCGGCGGTGGCTCGATTATCAACTTTGGCTCCGTCGGCTGGATGATGGCAACCGCCGGTTATCCGACTTACGGCACCAGCAAAGCCGCGACGCATGGTTTAACTCGATCCCTTGCCCGTGATTTAGGTGGCTCAGGCATTCGGGTCAATACCTTGGTGCCGGGCTGGGTGATGACAGAAAAACAACTGCGCATGTGGGTCGATGACGCCGCCGAAGAAAAAATTAAACAAAGCCAATGCCTAACGGGCAAGGTGCTGCCTGAACACATCGCCAATATGGCGTTGTTTTTAGGCTCCGATGCGGCGGCCATGTGCTCGGCGCAGAACTTTATTGTTGATGGAGGTTGGGTATGA
- the araD1 gene encoding AraD1 family protein, whose protein sequence is MLFLSQIKQGGVVCRQAEDARRVNNAISVYELAQEAVKNGVSLTSIIEKHGLGESVNLAELAQNNQLDCPVRHPDPAHMYLTGTGLTHLGSAATRNAMHAKSEELTDSMKIFQMGVEGGKPKDGQEGVQPEWFYKGNGAGVVAPGEALSSPSFALDGGEEPEIAGFYLVGEDGKVHRLGYTLANEFSDHVTERQNYLYLAHSKLRPASFGPELLVGELPMHIDGHSRIERGEKTLWEKGFLSGEDNMSHTFKNLEHHHFKYSIFRQPGDLHVHMFGTATLSFADGIQAQEGDVFEISSPTFGLPLRNSLAKADELDTEVTPL, encoded by the coding sequence ATGTTGTTTTTATCTCAAATCAAACAAGGTGGTGTGGTGTGTCGTCAAGCTGAGGACGCTCGCCGAGTGAACAATGCGATTAGCGTATATGAATTGGCACAAGAAGCCGTTAAAAATGGCGTGTCGCTGACGTCTATTATTGAAAAACATGGCTTGGGCGAGTCAGTAAACTTGGCTGAATTAGCCCAGAATAACCAGCTAGACTGCCCAGTGCGTCACCCAGACCCAGCGCACATGTATTTGACGGGCACAGGCTTGACGCATTTAGGCTCCGCTGCAACGCGTAATGCCATGCACGCGAAAAGCGAAGAGCTGACGGATTCGATGAAGATTTTCCAAATGGGCGTGGAAGGCGGTAAACCTAAAGACGGTCAAGAAGGTGTTCAGCCAGAGTGGTTTTATAAAGGCAATGGCGCGGGCGTTGTGGCGCCGGGTGAGGCTTTGTCTTCGCCATCTTTTGCTTTGGATGGCGGTGAAGAGCCTGAAATCGCCGGTTTTTACTTAGTGGGTGAAGACGGCAAAGTGCATCGTCTGGGTTACACCTTGGCGAATGAATTTTCCGATCACGTCACAGAACGTCAAAACTATTTGTATCTGGCGCATTCGAAATTGCGTCCTGCGTCTTTTGGCCCTGAATTGCTGGTGGGCGAATTGCCCATGCACATCGATGGCCATTCACGTATCGAGCGTGGCGAGAAAACTCTATGGGAAAAAGGTTTTTTATCCGGCGAAGACAACATGTCACACACCTTTAAAAACCTAGAGCATCATCACTTTAAATATTCGATTTTCCGTCAGCCGGGTGATCTGCATGTGCATATGTTTGGCACCGCGACCTTGTCGTTTGCCGATGGCATTCAAGCGCAGGAAGGCGATGTGTTTGAAATTTCTTCGCCAACTTTTGGTTTGCCATTGCGAAATTCATTGGCAAAAGCGGATGAACTCGATACCGAGGTAACGCCGTTATGA
- the mmsB gene encoding multiple monosaccharide ABC transporter permease — translation MATTKETSTEEQAAPSVVNYLKTHMRDYGMLIALVVIMGMFQFLTDGILMRPVNLTNLFLQNSYIIIMAIGMLLVIVAGHIDLSVGSVAGFIGALAAVMAVNYDLPTIVVVPTCLVVGLIIGGLQGYWIAYWKIPAFIVTLAGMLVFRGLTLALLEGQSIGPFPESFQLLSTGFIPDVFGVGRPNVTALVLGVLAASAIVFLAARSRFQALKYGIQDEPFSFFIVKNALIAVAIIYLSYMLSTYRGLPNVLMIMAVLIALYTFLTNSTTVGRRIYALGGNVKAAKLSGINTERLTFLTFANMGMLAALAGLIFAARLNTATPKAGFAMELDVIAAVFIGGASMSGGVGKVIGAVIGAFIMGVMNNGMSILGIGIDWQQVIKGLVLLAAVIFDVYNKQKAR, via the coding sequence ATGGCTACAACAAAAGAAACGTCCACTGAGGAGCAAGCCGCTCCTTCGGTTGTCAATTACTTAAAAACGCACATGCGTGATTATGGCATGTTGATCGCCCTGGTGGTCATCATGGGCATGTTTCAGTTTTTGACCGATGGCATCTTGATGCGTCCGGTTAACTTAACCAATTTATTTTTACAGAACAGCTACATCATCATTATGGCGATTGGCATGTTGCTGGTTATCGTCGCGGGGCACATCGATTTATCGGTCGGCTCGGTAGCGGGTTTTATCGGTGCGTTAGCGGCGGTCATGGCGGTGAATTATGACTTGCCGACCATTGTGGTCGTGCCTACGTGTCTGGTTGTCGGTTTGATTATCGGCGGTTTACAAGGTTATTGGATTGCCTACTGGAAGATCCCCGCGTTTATCGTCACCTTGGCAGGCATGTTGGTGTTTCGTGGTTTGACCTTGGCCTTACTAGAAGGCCAGTCTATTGGTCCTTTTCCGGAAAGTTTCCAATTATTAAGTACCGGTTTTATTCCTGATGTGTTCGGTGTGGGGCGTCCTAACGTAACCGCGCTTGTATTGGGTGTGTTAGCCGCCAGCGCGATTGTGTTTCTTGCGGCTCGCAGCCGGTTTCAAGCTTTGAAATACGGCATTCAAGACGAGCCTTTTTCGTTCTTTATTGTTAAGAACGCGTTGATCGCCGTGGCTATTATTTATTTGTCTTACATGTTGAGCACTTACCGTGGCTTACCGAATGTGTTGATGATCATGGCGGTGTTGATCGCGCTTTATACTTTTCTGACCAATAGCACGACCGTTGGCCGCCGTATTTATGCCTTAGGGGGCAATGTAAAGGCAGCGAAATTGTCGGGCATTAATACCGAACGTTTGACCTTTTTGACCTTTGCCAACATGGGCATGTTAGCCGCGCTGGCAGGGTTAATCTTTGCGGCACGCTTAAATACTGCCACGCCAAAAGCGGGTTTTGCCATGGAGTTAGACGTTATTGCGGCGGTCTTCATTGGTGGCGCCTCTATGTCTGGTGGTGTGGGTAAAGTCATCGGTGCGGTGATTGGTGCCTTCATCATGGGCGTGATGAATAACGGGATGTCGATATTGGGTATAGGAATAGATTGGCAGCAGGTTATTAAAGGCTTGGTCTTGCTCGCGGCGGTTATTTTCGACGTCTACAACAAACAAAAAGCGCGTTAA
- the mmsA gene encoding multiple monosaccharide ABC transporter ATP-binding protein, translating to MENIILEMRSITKTFPGVKALDSVNLKVRAGEIHALVGENGAGKSTLMKVLSGVYPHGSYDGDILFNGETVAFSGIKGSEEKGIIIIHQELALVPLLSIAENLFLGNENVEGGVINWPKTFSRTLDLLEKVGLKKESPSTLVGQLGVGKQQLVEIAKALAKDVKLLILDEPTAALQENDSAKLLDLLLELKAQGIASILITHKLNEISRVADSITVIRDGASVSTLDCHAQNISEEDIIRDMVGRDMAHRYPAREKPTSENQPRETLMEVSGWNVWHADAADRQMIHDIEFNVHAGEIVGIAGLMGSGRTELAMSLFGQSYGKHIQGEVRLRGEVADLSTVPKAIKSGLAYVTEDRKELGLILEETIQINTTLANLPRVSSFGVIDGNIERGVSEDYRKALNIRTPSVFQKVMNLSGGNQQKVVLSKWLYSQPDVLILDEPTRGIDVGAKFEIYSIINQLADDGKGVVMISSEMPELLGMCDRIYVMNEGRLVGELDKADASQEKIMSMIVKA from the coding sequence ATGGAAAATATCATTTTGGAAATGCGCAGCATTACCAAGACCTTTCCTGGTGTAAAAGCCCTCGATTCGGTGAATCTGAAAGTTCGAGCCGGTGAAATTCACGCTTTAGTGGGTGAAAATGGTGCGGGTAAGTCGACCCTAATGAAGGTGTTGAGCGGGGTTTATCCACACGGAAGTTACGATGGCGATATTCTTTTTAATGGTGAGACCGTCGCGTTCTCGGGTATTAAGGGCAGCGAAGAAAAAGGCATCATTATTATTCACCAAGAACTAGCGCTCGTACCGCTGTTATCGATTGCTGAGAATTTGTTTTTAGGCAATGAAAATGTCGAAGGCGGCGTGATTAACTGGCCAAAAACCTTTTCTCGTACCTTAGACTTATTAGAAAAAGTCGGTTTGAAAAAAGAGTCACCCTCAACGTTAGTGGGTCAATTGGGTGTGGGCAAGCAGCAGCTGGTGGAAATTGCCAAAGCCCTTGCCAAAGACGTGAAACTATTGATTTTGGATGAGCCCACTGCGGCGCTACAAGAAAACGACAGCGCTAAGTTACTTGATTTGTTGCTGGAGCTGAAGGCTCAGGGCATTGCTTCTATTCTGATTACCCACAAATTGAACGAAATCAGCCGCGTAGCAGACAGCATTACGGTGATTCGTGATGGCGCGTCGGTCTCTACGTTGGATTGTCATGCTCAGAACATCAGTGAAGAAGACATTATTCGTGACATGGTGGGCCGAGATATGGCGCACCGCTATCCCGCCCGAGAAAAGCCTACGTCCGAAAACCAGCCCCGTGAAACGCTAATGGAAGTCAGTGGCTGGAACGTGTGGCACGCCGACGCGGCTGACCGCCAAATGATTCACGATATCGAGTTCAATGTTCACGCGGGCGAAATAGTCGGTATTGCGGGCTTAATGGGCTCAGGTCGAACTGAGTTAGCGATGAGTTTGTTTGGCCAAAGCTACGGTAAACACATTCAAGGGGAAGTGCGTTTACGCGGAGAAGTGGCGGATTTATCGACCGTACCAAAAGCCATCAAAAGCGGCTTGGCGTATGTCACCGAAGACCGTAAAGAGTTGGGCTTGATTCTGGAAGAAACCATTCAAATCAATACCACATTGGCGAATCTTCCGCGCGTTTCTTCATTTGGCGTGATTGACGGAAACATTGAACGCGGTGTCTCAGAAGACTATCGCAAAGCGCTCAATATCCGCACCCCAAGTGTGTTTCAAAAGGTGATGAACTTATCCGGCGGTAATCAACAAAAAGTGGTGCTGAGTAAGTGGCTGTATTCACAACCCGATGTGTTGATTTTAGATGAACCTACCCGCGGCATAGACGTGGGCGCTAAGTTTGAAATTTACAGCATTATCAACCAGCTCGCCGATGACGGCAAAGGCGTGGTAATGATTTCTTCAGAGATGCCAGAGTTACTTGGCATGTGTGATCGTATTTATGTGATGAACGAAGGTCGTTTGGTTGGCGAGTTAGACAAAGCCGACGCGAGCCAAGAGAAAATCATGTCCATGATAGTAAAAGCCTAG